From Monomorium pharaonis isolate MP-MQ-018 chromosome 9, ASM1337386v2, whole genome shotgun sequence, the proteins below share one genomic window:
- the LOC105839279 gene encoding quinone oxidoreductase-like protein 2 homolog, producing MSRVSLKNAAAVTDDYFTALLAIGRRACVQRNECLLVNARHSRSALAAIDLATRVFGAKVVAVCDDARRAELCADHGATVVRGNGRCLPYKLKKIGEREEVRVMIETEGGSCFRDTVKCLAHDGLIALLGEARNKRCLDLSHVPTNRTVFAVAAEHYKVADTLVYRETMEHVLDYKSDCAIRPRISAIFGLHRVSDAFNYYATVPSGKVLIDMKDHDRLTLYDEA from the exons ATGAGCCGGGTGTCACTGAAAAACGCGGCGGCCGTCACGGACGATTATTTCACGGCGTTGCTGGCGATCGGCCGTCGGGCTTGCGTCCAGAGAAACGAGTGCCTCCTCGTTAACGCGAGACACTCGCGTTCCGCTCTCGCCGCCATCGATCTCGCCACTCGAGTCTTCGGAGCCAAG GTGGTAGCTGTATGCGACGATGCAAGGCGGGCCGAATTGTGCGCGGATCACGGCGCGACGGTGGTACGCGGAAACGGACGTTGCTTGCCGTACAAGTTGAAGAAGATTGGCGAGAGGGAAGAAGTGCGCGTGATGATCGAGACCGAGGGCGGATCGTGCTTTCGGGACACCGTCAAATG cttGGCACATGATGGTCTGATCGCTCTCCTCGGTGAGGCGCGAAACAAACGATGCCTCGATCTTTCCCACGTCCCAACGAACCGCACGGTGTTTGCAGTCGCTGCGGAGCATTACAAAGTCGCCGACACATTGGTATACAG AGAGACCATGGAGCATGTATTGGACTACAAGTCTGATTGCGCGATTCGTCCTCGGATCTCGGCGATTTTTGGTTTGCATCGCGTCAGCGATGCGTTCAATTATTACGCAACGGTGCCGAGCGGGAAAGTGTTGATCGACATGAAAGATCATGATCGGTTGACTCTGTACGACGAGGcttag